TTTTAAAGGACTTTGAAAACGTTTATTGATATCTTCTAAGCGAACTCCGGTGGATGTATTGGTGACAACGTCATAAAGAGGTTCGTAAGCTCTTTTAACACCGTGCTCTATGGCTTTAATGTAATTTTCTAAAGCTTCCTCATATTTTCCTTGTGAGATACATAAGTTACCTTTATGAAAATAGCCCACGAAGGATCCTTCCTGAATGGCATCGTCTAATAACTGTTCTGATTTTTTATTTTCATGGGCCATTTGGGCAAAGTAAGCTTCATATAAAAGACTCAACGATGTTTTATGTAATTCATTAAATTGATGAACATGCTTTAAAGCTTTTATGACGGAGCCATTAGGGTCTGACAAGAGATATAAATACCAAAATGCGAGTCCTTTTTGAAAATCTGAAGTTTCGGAGCTTTGTATCATTTGTAAGAAATTTTCTTTTGCTTTTTGATCACAGCGCTCTGCATTTTCAAAGTCACCAAAAGCGGCAATGACACGACCTAAAAAATATTGAGCTACAGGGTCTCCCTCTTTCGAGCGCTCGGATAAATTTTTATGAACATCAGCGTTATTATACCAGTTACATTGCTCAATTATGAAAGGATCATCAGAGTCTGCGAGAGATTTCATTTGAATAGATGGTTTTTTTAGGGCGATGCGTTGCTTGTAAGGGGGAGACGAACGATCAAGTTCCATTGCAAAGGTATAACTAAAGAAAAAGATATTAAAAAGTAGTATTATTAAAATCTTCATTTGATAAGACCTTCTTTCTTAAAAAATAAACCTTCTAAAGAATATCATGTTTTTGAAATTAATTTCAAGAGCTTAAGAGTCACAACAGCAATTCCCGGAGAATAAAAAGATAACAAAAACAAAGAGTTTAAAAGAAAATAAAGATATTCTATAGAAGAGACTCTAACTTTTAGGGCCCTTCTTACTTCACTTTCATGCTTTTAAAGAAGATATATTGAAAATCTTCTATCTCTTCTTAATTATCAATTTAATTCAT
The Pseudomonadota bacterium DNA segment above includes these coding regions:
- a CDS encoding tetratricopeptide repeat protein, whose protein sequence is MKILIILLFNIFFFSYTFAMELDRSSPPYKQRIALKKPSIQMKSLADSDDPFIIEQCNWYNNADVHKNLSERSKEGDPVAQYFLGRVIAAFGDFENAERCDQKAKENFLQMIQSSETSDFQKGLAFWYLYLLSDPNGSVIKALKHVHQFNELHKTSLSLLYEAYFAQMAHENKKSEQLLDDAIQEGSFVGYFHKGNLCISQGKYEEALENYIKAIEHGVKRAYEPLYDVVTNTSTGVRLEDINKRFQSPLKEPSELLEYAETSTAYEKLARLYWHKKSQSIEPKDAQLTAHYYVLSGKSGNQHSYRKASEKYKFLKNKREMHKTHALGGPYSKEGEELEKYIEFLLKEAGIAL